One region of Trichoderma breve strain T069 chromosome 7 map unlocalized scaffold00007, whole genome shotgun sequence genomic DNA includes:
- a CDS encoding 2OG-Fe(II) oxygenase superfamily domain-containing protein, with protein MPSTKSAPVIDFSDFLSGDKQRMQHVADQIRDACLTQGFFQIVGHDIPAQLQKDIFKASKTFFALPLEEKMKLDKSLNKYNRGYEVMHGQMIEANTKPDLKEGYYVSRDLPMDHPQVKAEKFAHGPNVWPESLGESFRETCMDYLNRIVKLTEEVMRAMAMSLGYDADYFKEFCTDPMCFYKLLHYPPQPTTAHALQRGIGAHRDFGVITLLLQGDVPGLECWDEEAKDWYAIPPVEGAYVVNMGNLFEQWTNDKYISNVHRVINRSGEERYSIPFNYNGNPDFVIKCIESCRVKPEEEKYAPVSVEDYVVQKYKDVYGRVGIYKTETFAPQKVDA; from the exons ATGCCTTCTACTAAGAGCGCTCCCGTCATTGACTTCTCGGACTTTCTGTCTGGTGACAAGCAACGGATGCAGCATGTTGCTGACCAGATTCGAGATGCTTGCCTTACCCAAGGCTTTTTCCAGATTGTCGGCCACGACATTCCTGCCCAGCTTCAAAAGGATATCTTTAAAGCATCAAAGACTTTCTTTGCTCTGCCattagaagaaaagatgaagcttgATAAGTCATTG AACAAATACAACCGTGGATACGAAGTCATGCACGGCCAAATGATCGAGGCTAACACCAAGCCCGATCTCAAGGAGGGCTACTATGTCTCTCGTGATTTGCCCATGGACCACCCTCAGGTCAAGGCAGAGAAGTTTGCTCATGGTCCTAACGTATGGCCCGAGTCTCTTGGAGAGTCTTTCCGAGAGACTTGCATGGACTACTTGAACCGCATTGTGAAGCTCACGGAAGAAGTCATGCGTGCTATGGCCATGAGCTTGGGCTACGATGCCGACTACTTCAAGGAGTTTTGCACGGACCCTATGTGCTTCTACAAGTTGCTTCATTACCCACCTCAACCCACGACAGCTCATGCTCTTCAAAGAG GTATTGGTGCTCACCGCGATTTTGGTGTTATCACTTTGCTCCTCCAAGGCGATGTCCCTGGCCTTGAATGCTGGGatgaggaggccaaggattGGTACGCCATTCCTCCTGTTGAGGGAGCCTATGTTGTCAACATGGGTAACCTGTTTGAACAGTGGACAAACGATAAGTACATTTCCAATGTGCACCGTGTCATCAACCGCTCTGGAGAGGAGCGTTACAGCATCCCCTTCAACTATAACGGCAACCCCGATTTCGTTATCAAGTGCATCGAAAGCTGCCGTGTTAAGCCCGAAGAGGAGAAATATGCTCCAGTTAGCGTTGAAGACTACGTGGTTCAGAAGTACAAGGATGTTTATGGTCGTGTTGGTATCTACAAGACTGAGACATTTGCCCCACAGAAGGTTGACGCTTAA
- a CDS encoding flavin containing amine oxidoreductase domain-containing protein, with the protein MHVGIIGAGISGLYTALLLRREGHKVTIFEAADRVGGRIYTHRFTPQAKSEDIYFEAGAMRIPRSSLHSKVFDFVRYLNTHGFAGDKIELIPYILDHENNRSFFQNQKAYCNKTPQQLLGSVVLPWLSILRKDFDAGFEKLLRYDEYSFRAYLRLVVGWPHEVIEFVELFCSQTNQYDLSFTEIIMQNLDFDTKDWATVRDGMSRITQCAASLVGSKNIRLNSRVDRIINLDNGKVQLSAQGLHQTYTATFDKVVVATPPSALHSIVDRPRWSFMKEQSIRGAHYEPLYKIGLHFRTRFWERSSANPCFGGQSTTDLRFRWIVYPSNDLGSNGSGVLLLYSWMSDAAKWTGLSRPERIKICLHDLSKYFADEVEIDVYEQFIEAFDITWSAESCGGDAMFLPGQFSRFFEVAKKPEGNIHFAGEHLSKHHTWIAGAIDSALHTTAELLGRQIKPESVGSDVDTSTPLLALGREFLTLDDQRRAQKTDISSRRFKACVIPKHMNVQYMEVF; encoded by the exons ATGCATGTTGGCATAATTGGTGCAGGCATTTCAGGCCTTTATACAGCTTTGCTGTTACGCCGAGAAGGTCACAAAGTGACAATCTTCGAGGCAGCTGATCGTGTTGGCGGTCGCATCTACACTCATCGATTTACACCGCAAGCCAAATCCGAGGATATTTACTTTGAAGCGGGCGCCATGCGCATCCCCCGCTCCTCTTTGCATTCAAAGGTGTTTGACTTTGTTCGTTATCTCAACACACATGGTTTCGCTGGAGATAAGATTGAACTTATTCCATATATTCTCGATCATGAGAACAACAGATCTTTCTTCCAGAACCAGAAGG CCTATTGCAACAAGACCCCTCAACAACTTCTTGGAAGTGTTGTCCTACCCTGGCTATCTATACTTCGCAAAGACTTTGATGCTGGATTTGAGAAATTGCTCAGATACGATGAATACTCGTTCCGAGCCTATCTTCGCCTGGTTGTCGGATGGCCTCACGAGGTCATAGAGTTTGTTGAGCTTTTCTGCTCTCAAACTAATCAATATGATCTAAGCTTTACAGAGATCATAATGCAGAACTTGGACTTTGATACCAAAGAT TGGGCAACTGTGCGAGACGGCATGTCTCGCATCACTCAATGTGCTGCTTCATTGGTTGGCTCAAAGAATATTCGCCTAAACTCGCGAGTAGACCGTATTATCAACCTAGATAATGGAAAGGTTCAGCTGTCGGCACAGGGCCTTCATCAGACTTACACTGCTACTTTTGACAAAGTAGTTGTTGCCACACCGCCATCTGCTCTTCACAGTATTGTGGACCGCCCTAGATGGTCTTTCATGAAAGAACAGTCCATTCGAGGGGCGCACTATGAGCCTCTGTACAAAATTGGCCTGCACTTTCGAACTCGCTTCTGGGAGCGTTCCAGTGCTAACCCGTGTTTTGGTGGCCAGAGCACTACTGATTTGCGCTTCCGCTGGATTGTTTATCCATCCAACGATCTTGGCAGCAACGGCTCTGGCGTTTTGTTGCTGTACAGCTGGATGAGCGATGCTGCCAAGTGGACTGGGTTGTCACGCCCAGAAAGGATAAAGATTTGCTTGCATGATCTTAGTAAATATTTCGCTGATGAGGTTGAAATCGATGTATACGAGCAATTCATCGAGGCTTTTGACATTACATGGTCGGCCGAATCATGCGGTGGAGATGCCATGTTCCTCCCAGGCCAATTCTCACGCTTCTTTGAAGTAGCGAAGAAGCCAGAGGGTAATATTCACTTCGCTGGAGAACATCTATCAAAGCATCACACATGG ATTGCAGGGGCTATAGATTCCGCGTTGCATACAACTGCCGAACTTCTAGGCCGTCAGATCAAGCCCGAGAGTGTTGGCTCAGATGTTGACACTAGCACCCCGCTATTAGCTCTTGGTCGTGAATTCTTAACTCTAGACGACCAACGACGTGCTCAGAAGACAGATATAAGCTCTCGTAGATTTAAGGCTTGTGTAATTCCGAAACACATGAATGTGCAGTATATGGAGGTCTTTTAA
- a CDS encoding major facilitator superfamily domain-containing protein, giving the protein MKEEVAVGNDSAALEDAVAELEIGEIEVITKLEGKDDPLNWSPVARWVYTITVVGMSGIVGFSASVYTPAISSIAKDLHVSNLMSTLGSTTYLIGSAFGPLFFAPLSEIWGRNPLYYGTFLLFCLSTLGCALAQNMNTLLICRFFAGLFGIPAVANTGGSITDLWPQSHRSVPLALYTAASFCGPVLGTLVGGFLTQYLSWRWTNWVVFIVAMAIYVIVLVALPETYAPRLLEVKNAKAGIKTRRDLRMAQFSQSLLRPWIMLFTEPILFTLSLYMAFVYGVLYLDFTAYPVVFQKARGWSIGISGLAFTGIGVGMGVATALSPWVNNIYAHYKKKIGPVPEARLPHLIPIVWLLPIGIFWFGWTALPPTHWIVSILAGIPFGFALVMLFLGINAYLTDCYERYSASALAANTMLRCLFGAGFAVFATTMYEKLGTPWATSTLGFVALALGILPLVFYQFGARLRAASKFHLNVTSSN; this is encoded by the exons ATGAAAGAGGAGGTGGCCGTCGGAAATGATTCCGCGGCATTGGAAGATGCTGTGGCAGAACTTGAAATCGGAGAAATAGAAGTCATCACAAAATTGGAAGGAAAGGATGATCCTCTGAACTGGTCACCAGTTGCAAGAT GGGTTTATACAATCACCGTTGTTGGAATGTCAGGCATTGTCGGGTTTAGCGCAAGCGTGTATACGCCTGCTATCTCATCGATTGCCAAGGACCTTCATGTCTCTAATCTCATGTCCACATTGGGGTCAACGACTTACCTGATCGGTTCGGCATTTGGGCCCCTGTTCTTTGCTCCACTGTCGGAGATTTG GGGCAGAAATCCACTCTATTACGGCACATTTCTGCTGTTTTGTCTTTCCACATTGGGTTGCGCACTCGCGCAGAACATGAACACCTTGCTAATTTGCCGTTTCTTTGCCGGACTTTTTGGCATACCTGCCGTCGCAAATACAGGTGGTTCTATCACCGACTTGTGGCCTCAATCCCATCGATCCGTCCCACTTGCGCTCTACACAGCAGCCAGCTTCTGTGGTCCGGTCTTGGGAACCCTCGTCGGCGGTTTCCTAACACAATActtgtcttggagatggaccAATTGGGTCGTGTTTATCGTCGCTATGGCAATCTATGTCATAGTTTTGGTTGCTCTCCCTGAGACATACGCCCCAAGGCTGCTTGAAGTGAAGAACGCCAAGGCTGGCATCAAAACACGACGAGATCTCCGAATGGCACAATTTTCTCAAAGTTTGTTGCGCCCTTGGATCATGCTCTTCACAGAGCCCATTTTGTTCACTCTGTCGCTTTACATGGCCTTCGTTTACGGCGTACTCTATCTAGACTTTACGGCTTATCCCGTCGTCTTTCAGAAAGCGCGCGGGTGGTCTATCGGCATTTCAGGATTGGCCTTCACAGGAATTGGCGTTGGGATGGGTGTTGCGACCGCCCTCTCCCCATGGGTGAACAATATCTACGCCCACTATAAAAAGAAGATTGGCCCAGTACCTGAAGCCCGTTTGCCACATCTGATCCCAATTGTCTGGCTATTGCCAATTGGCATTTTTTGGTTCGGTTGGACCGCGCTGCCACCGACACATTGGATTGTGTCTATTCTTGCTGGCATACCTTTTGGTTTTGCTCTAGTCATGCTATTCCTCGGCATCAATGCGTATCTTACTGATTGCTACGAGCGTTacagcgccagcgccttGGCAGCTAATACAATGCTTCGCTGTCTTTTTGGCGCTGGTTTCGCGGTGTTTGCGACAACGATGTACGAGAAACTCGGCACGCCGTGGGCTACTAGTACATTGGGATTTGTTGCTCTAGCTCTAGGAATACTGCCCTTGGTATTTTACCAGTTTGGAGCTAGATTACGAGCTGCAAGTAAGTTTCATTTGAATGTTACAAGCAGTAATTAA